The DNA segment AAGGGACAGATCATCGCGCTCGCCACGGCGATGCAGGAGAGCCGACTGCGCAACCTCAACTACGGCGACCGCGACTCCCTCGGACTCTTCCAGCAGCGTCCCTCCCAGGGTTGGGGCAGCGCCCAGCAGATCCGTGATCCGGTCTACGCCTCCGAGCAGTTCTACAAGCACTTGCTGAAGGTGGACGGCTGGCAGCAGATGACTGTCACCCAGGCTGCCCAAGCCGTGCAGAAGTCCGGTTTCCCGGACGCGTATGCGCAGTGGGAAAGCCTGGCCACCGCGCTGCAGTGCGCCATCGCCAAGACCTTCCCCGGCGCAGGCGATGACGCGGACGACAAGGACGCACACCAGGGCGAGAAGCCCTCGACCAGCACGACCGGCTGTGCGCCGGGCCAGGATGGGTCAGGCTTCGGCCGCATCCCCGAAGGGAGCGTCCCCAAGGGCTACTCGATCCCCAAGGACGCCGACCCGAAGGCCCGAAAGGCCATCGAGTGGGCGATGCACCAACTCGGCACGCTCTACCAGTGGGGCGGATCCTGCACGAACGCGCACGGTCCCGACCCTATGGGCCGCTGCGACTGCTCCAGCCTGATGCAGCAGGCGTACGCCCATGTCGGCATCACGCTCACCCGCACCACGTACACGCAGGTCAACGAAGGCAAGGCGGTCTCGCCCGCTCGCCTAAAGCCCGGCGACCTGATCTTCAGTCGCGGTACCGCCGCCCGGCCCGAGCACGTCGGCATGTACATGGGCGAGGGCCTCGTGATCGAGGCACCGCGCACCACCAAACCGGTCCGGATCACCCCGCTCAAGGACTGGGACATTCTCGCCGCCCGCCGCGTCCTCTGACCCCGGTCAGCCCGCAGGCCCGCGAGCCGCCGTCGCCAGGACCTCGCCAGTGGACTGCCCGATAGCCGGGCTCGGAGGCCAACTCCCTCCGCACTCGCCGTCTCGCCCGGCGAACCGCCCAGCGGGACGAGTCGAACGGCCCACTCTCCATCTCCCAACCCCCGGAGCGTCCACGTGACAATCTCCTCCCGCGTCCGGCGCGCCCTCACGGCCAGCTCGATCGGCCTCGCAGTTGCCGCCGGTGGCCTGGCCAGCGCCTCCATAGCCCAGGCGTACGACACCAGCTACACGACGATCTCGTGCAAGGCGGTCAAGGTCCACAAGGATCCTTCCAAGAAGTCCGCCGTCGTGGGCATCGCCTACCGGCACGACAAGGGCGCCTACAACCAGTTCGCGTACAAGGGCGCAGAGAAGACCTGGGACACCCGTGGCGCGGTGACCCGGAAGTCCGACGGTAAGAAGATCCGCGGATACATGATCTACGACTGCGCCAACCCGTACGAGTCGAACCCGGCACCGAAGCCGCCGATTCCGAAGTAGCGCGCCCTGACAGCCCTCCCTGGCCCCAAGCAGAAAAGGCGGCTTCGAAGCCGCGCCCCGGCCCGAGGACTGGACTCTCCCCGCCTCTGCCCGACGCAGGTCCGGGCAAGCCGCCGCCGCGGCGACTTTCGCGCCCTGAGCGCACGTCCCCCTCCGCTTCACTTTTCCCGCCGGCCCTCACCTGGCCCGCGTATGCAAGGAGCCCGCCACACCTATGTCCGTCCCTCTTGCAGACCGCGTCATACAGCTCGCCTACGACCCAGGAATCTCGCCCCAGGGCGGCGGGTTGCCCGGCCTCGCCGTGCTGAAGAACGTGGTCAACAGCATCAACATGTTCGGGATCATCGCCGTCGTCGGCGCCCTCGCCGTCTCGCTCGGCGTATGGGCCTGGGGCCACCACACCGGTGGACACCAAGCCGAGGCCAACGGGAAAAAGGGCGCCGTCGTCGCCGCCGGCGCCGCCCTCGGTCTGGGTGCCGCGAACGGCATCGTGGCCTTCTTCTCCGACCTGGGATCACAGGTCCACTGATGCGGAAACGCTTCCCCTCCTCTTCGCTGTCCTCGTACGGCGCGGGCTGGTCTACCAACCGGCGCATCGCGATCGTCGCTGCCGCCGTCGCCGGCCTGCTCGCCCTCGCCGGGATCGTCGCCCTGCTGACCGGCGGCGGCAACGACCACCAAGCCCCGGACAGTGCCGCGCCCGCCCCGACTGGCAGCCCGCCCTCCTCCGAGGCCGCCCCCAAGCCTTCCTCCGGATCCGGATCGGTGCCCAAGCCTCCGCAGATCTCCGAACCGGTCGCATACGCCAAGGCGGCAGCCCAGATGCTCTGGTCCTATGACACCCGCTACACCAGCCGCGACCAGCAACTCGCCGGCATGCGCGCCTGGATGACCACCGAGACCAAGTACGCCGACTGGGCCTCGGTCTCTGGCCAGGTCCCCGACCCGGTGCTGTGGTCGCGCATGGCCGACCAGAACCAGCACGCCACCGCTCACGTCACCGAGGGCCACTACCCCGGCGCGTTCAAGCAGGCGCTGGCCGACGACCCGTCCGCGATCACCGAGGCATACATCTACGTCGTCACCATCAACGGCACGCAGCAGATCACCTGGAAGAACGGCGGCGCAGGGGCCGAGGAACGCGCAGTGACCCTCGCCGTCCAGTGCCGCCCCAGCCACGACTGCTCCCTGGCCGCCATCGCTCCGAGCGTCACCCAGTGACCCGCGCCTGACACGAGAAAGGAGGAGACTCCCCCGTGGGTTTCTGCGATCTGCCTTTGGCAGACAAGTTGTGCGCCGTCGGCGACGCGGTGGATTTCGCCTCGGACCCTGGCAAGGCCATCGGTGACTGGATGGCGAAGTCGGCAGGTGAGCTGGCAGCCGCATCGGCTGACCTGGCCGCCGAGGCGGTCGACACCACCACCAGGGTCGACTTGAACGCCGGGTGGTTCCGCGACAACTACGAGATGCTTCTGCCGCTGGGCCTGGTGCTGCTGGTCGCCACCTTCTGTGCGCAACTGGTACGGGCAGCCGTCAGACGGGACGGACAAGCCCTCACTCAAGCCTTTACCGGCACCATGAGCGGCGTCTTGTTCGCCTTCTGCGCCATCTCCCTGACCACGGTCGCCATCGAAGTGGTCGACGCGGTCTCCGACGGCCTGCTCCAGGCCGCGAAGCTGGACATCGCCTCGGCCGTACGTCGCATCGTGAAGGTCAACCAGATCCCCGGTCTGGCCGGCCTCGGCTGGCTCGTCGCGGTCGTTGCCGGTCTGGGCGCCGCCGTCGGCGCCGTCCTGTACTGGTGCGTGATGATGGTCCGCAAGGTCGGCATCCTCGTCATGGTCACCCTCGCCGTCTTCGCCTCCGCCGGCGGCGGCTGGGAGGTCGCCCGACGTTGGCGCAAGGGCTGGATCGAAGCCACCGCCACCCTCGTTGTCAGCAAGCTCCTGATGACCGTCATTTTCGTCCTCGGCATCGCCGCCATGGGCAAGACCGAAGCCAAGGACGGCGTCGCCGCGCTCGCCGACGTCATGTCCGGCATCGTGATCATGGGCCTGGTGCTGTTGTGTCCGTACGCCGTCTTCAAGTTCGTGCACTGGGCAGCCGACGGCACCGACGGCGAGTCCATCCACCGGGCTGGCGGCGCCGGAGCGCAGATCGCGAAGGCTCACGCCGAGAAGGCCGCCCGCAAGGCCGCCGCAGCCGCGGCCACCGCCGGAACCGGTGGTGCCGCAGCCGGAGCGGGTGGCGCTGCCGCCGGAGCGGATGCTGCACCGCAAGGCCCCGACGGCGGCGGATTCCCCGGCGACATCGCCGCCAACCCGACCGGCGGAGGCACCGAAGGCAAGGACGGTTCGCAGGGCAGCGGAACGGGCGGTCCACCCGGCGGCGATGCTGCCAAGTCCGGCCTGGAGAAGGCCGTCCAGCCCGCGCCGACCAGCGTGTCCGACAACACCAGCGGCCAGGTGGGAGGCAGCCCAGGACCAGGTGGATCCGGCGCGCACGCCGCGTCCGGCCAGGGCGGCGGGTGGCAGACCACTCCGCCGACGACGACACCGCCTCCGCAGGGCGCACCCCCATCCTCCGATTCACAGAACGCCGCGTCGAGCAGGTCGGCTCCGCCGCCGCCTCCGACCGGCCTCTGACTCCTGCCCGACTCCCGGGGGCGGGACGTGCACACCACCTCCCGCCCCCGGACTCTCCGCGCCACCAGGACCCGCCCCATGTCTGACCTCTCCGTCGCCCCGGTTACGGTGAAGTTCCCGCACCGCAGTCGCCGCGGCATCCTCCTCGGTCTTTCCCTACCCCAGCTCGTCCTCGTCTCCTGCACGCTGGCCCTGCTGCTGATGACGGTAATCTCCACCGGATTGCTCGGCGCCCTCGCCCTGGCACCGCTGTGGGCGGCATCCGGCGCGCTCGTCGCCATCCGTCGGCACGGGCGTTCCCTCATCGACTGGGCACCGATCGTCACCCGGTACGCGCACCGTCGCCGCACCGGCCAGACTCTCTGGCTCGCCCGGCCCGTTACCCGGCCCCGGCAGGACGGCGTCCTCCACCTTCCCGGCACCGTCGCCTCCCTGAAGGTGGTCACCCCCGGTGATTCCGCCAACGGAGCCGCAGCCGTCCACGACCCGCACCAGCAGACCCTGACCGCCATCGCCCGCGTCACCAGCCGTGCCTTCGCCCTCCTCGACCCCGCCACCCAGAACCACAACGTGAGCAGCTGGGGGCGCGCGCTGGCAGGTATCGCCCGCACCGGACACATCGCCACCGTTCAGGTACTGGAACGCACTGTCCCCGACAGTGGTGACACCCTCACCCGCCACTGGACCCAGAACGGGCAACCCCAGACTCCCATCGCCGGACAGATCTACTCCGAACTGGTCGCCTCGGCCGGTCCCGCCGCTGCCCCGCATGAGACCTACCTCGCCATCTCCCTCGACCTCAAGGCCGCCCGGCGCCTGATCAACCAAGCCGGCGGAGGGCTGCCCGGGGCGTTCACCGTCATGCAGCAGACCACCACGTCCATCGCCCAGGCCGCCCGCAGCGCCGGCCTGATGGTCACCGGATGGCTGAGCGCGCGGGAAATCGCCGCCGTCATCCGCACCGCCTACGACCCGAAGGCGCTCGCCGCGCTCCAGCAGTGGTCCGAGGCCGGCCGCGCCGAAGCCGACCCCGCAGCCGCCGGCCCCGTCGTCCAGTTCGAGGAGTACGACCGCCTCGCCACCGACAGCGCGCGGCATGTGACGTACTGGGTGGAGAACTGGCCGCGCACCGAGATGGGGGCAGGGTTCCTGCACGGGCTGATGTTCACGGCCGGCGTGCGCCGCAGCCTCTCCCTCATCTACGTACCCCAAGGGCTCGAGTCCGCACTGCGGGACGTCCAGCGCAAGAAGGCCGCGATCATCGCCGACGCCAACGAGCGTGCCCGCCGCGGGCAGGTCGACTCCGAAGAGGATTCCGTCGAGTACGCCGACGTCAAGACCCGCGAACGCCAGCTCATCGCCGGGCACGCGGACGTGGCACTGACCGGCCTGGTCACCGTCACCGCCGAGACCGACGCCCTCCTGGACGCCGCCTGCGCACAGATCGAGACCCACGCCGTCACCTCCGGAGTCGATCTCCGCAGGCTCAACTACCAGCAGCCGGACGCCTTCACCCTCTCCGCGCTCCCGCTCGCCCGCACCGCCCTGTGAACCAGCGCCCGTGCACGCCCTGACCCACTGCAATCCGGATCACCCACGACGGGGCGCCCCTCACCACCCTGCCTACCGGCAGGAAGGACCACCACCTTGACCTCCTCCACGCACCCCGACGACGCGCACCCCTACCTCCGCGCCGCGAGCGCCGGCATCCGCCACCACGCCCGAGCCCTGGCGCCGTCGGACGCAGACCCGCCTAGACCCGTGGACCGTCTGCACCTCGACGTACTGCACGCCCACCTCACCGCTCTGCTCCAGCTTCTGGACCGGCTCGCCGACCACACCCGACCCCCGCACCCAGCCGCCGGACGTCACCTGGCCACCGCCCACACCAGGCTCTGGCAGGCCACCACCGAAGTCCACGCCGCCTTCCACCTGCTGCCCGGCACGACCGAGGCCACTGCCAGGACCAGCGCCTGTCATCCGGAACGGCTTCCCGAGGGCCCTCCCGTGCTGACGATCTGCCAGCGCCACCTCGCCGCCGGACACGTCGTCCGCCGCAAGACCACCCCCACCGACCTCCGCCCGCACACCACGACCTGCGTGCGATGAGCACCACCTGCAGAATCGAGGGCCCCCGATGAGCCACCGGCCCGCCCGTCGCGCCCGCCGCGCGTCCGCCAGCCCGCTGTTCACCCCCCACGGCACCGACCGCGCCAGCCGCAAGGCCGCCCGCCGCCAGCTCGCCGAGGCCGCCGCCAAAGCCCGCGCGGAAGCCAGTGCCCACCAGAGCGAAAGCACCCGCTCCGAGCAGCAGATGCCCGCCTCGCTCTACCCACCGAGCGGGCGCCCTGGGCCCGCCTCCGCCCGCGGAAACCGGCTGAAACTTCCCGCCCACCGCATGACCACCGCCGTCGCGGCCGGCGCCTATCCCTTCCTCGCCGAAGGCGGACTCGGCGCCGAGGGCATCTACATCGGCCGCGACGTCCACGCCGAGGCGTCATTCGTTTTCGACCCGTTCGCGCTGTACGGCAAGGTCGAGGGGTTCACCAACCCGAACCTGCTCCTCGCCGGCGTGATCGGCCAGGGCAAGAGCGCGCTGGCCAAGTCCTTCGCGCTGCGGTCAGTCGCCTTCGGATACCGCGTCTACATACCGTGCGACCCGAAGGGCGAGTGGACTCCGGTGGCCGAAGCCCTCGGCGGCCGGTCCGTCGCCCTCGGGCCCGGACTGCCCGGACGCCTGAACCCCCTGGACGCAGCCCCGCGCCCACAGAGCGTGGCTGAGGCCGACTGGGCCGGCGAAATCCGCAAGCGGCGCCTGCTCCTGCTCGGCTCCCTGGCCCGGACCGTCCTGGGACGGAACCTGATGCCCATGGAGCACACCGCCCTGGACGTCGCCCTCGACACCATCGTCACCCGCGCCGCCGACACACACCGCACCCCGCTCCTCGGCGACATCGCCGCCACCCTCAACACCCCTCACGCCCTCGACGAGGCCGCCGGGATGATGTCGGGCCAGCTCGGTGACGCCGCCCGCGACCTGGCCCACGCCATGCGGCGCCTGGTCCACGGCGACCTGGCCGGCATGTTCGACGCCCCCTCGACCGTGAGCTTCGACCCGAGCGCGCCGATGCTCACCATCGACCTGTCCCGTCTCGGCGGCTCCGGGGACGACACCGCCCTCGTTCTCGCGATGACCTGCGCCTCCGCCTGGATGGAATCCGCTCTCTCCGACCCGTCCGGCGGCCGGCGCTGGATCGTATACGACGAGGCATGGCGTCTGATGCGGCACGTCGGCCTGCTTCAGCGGATGCAGTCCCAGTGGAAGCTCTCCCGCGGCCTGGGCATCGCGAATCTGATGGTGATCCACCGGCTGTCCGACCTGCTCACCGCCGGCGACGCCGGATCACAGGGCCGTGCCCTGGCCGAGGGCCTCCTGGCGGACTGCTCCACCCGGATCATCTACCGCCAGGAGACCGACCAGCTCCACGCCGCGGCCTCCCTGCTCGGCCTGACCTCCGTGGAGATGGACGCCATCGCCCACCTCAACCGCGGCCGGGGCCTGTGGAAGGTCGCCGGACGATCCTTCATCGTGCAGCACCTCCTGCACAGCCACGAACTGGCGCTCTTCGATACCGACGCCCGCATGCACTGAGTACGACCCCGAGTTCGCGCCGCCCGGCCGGGCCGTGACCCGAGAGGTCATCGAGCATGCAGCCACGGCACTGGCCGAGATGGCTTCGGTGTGGGAGGAGCGTGACCTTCCGTGCACTTCACCTCCGACCCCGTTCTCCGGAAGATCGCACTGGAGGCCGCCGAGCAGGTCACCACCGACATCGGCCGTATCCACCAAGACGAGCTTCTCGAAGCGCTCTGCGAGCGGCTTGCTCCGCATAAGGAACTGCTCGGCCTGGTTATCAAGAAGGCCGGACAGGCCCTGATGCGAGACCTCGGGGAACGCCACAGTCCACGCCGTCACCGCACCACCGATGGGCTGTACCACCCCAAGAGCATCATGAAGCTCGGCAACGGCATCTGGGTGTGGATGAAAGACAGCACTCCCACCGACATGACCGAGTGGAGCCGCATCTCCTCGCGAAACTTCGTCCGAACCGCCACGGCAGAAGCGCACGAGCAGGAGTACGTCAACAGTCGAAGCGACGCCTACCGGGAGAACCTCCACTGTAAGCGGCTCTCCACGCTCGAAAAGTCCGTCTTCGGCTACCGACAGAGCTCCTTCGAGGACCTCGGCCTCGACTCCGACACTGCGTGAATCGGCCTGGCCTTCCGCACACGGGCCCACCCGGCCTTGCCGCCCCGTGGCAATCACCTTCAACTCTCAGGACCACTAACCCTGATGAATACCTCCGCCACCCAGCCTTCCGCTGCACCCGGTTCCCAGATGGTGCGCCAAGCCCTCGGTAAGGCACCGTCAGAACTCAGGTTCCTCCACGAGGGCACCGAGCTGGTGCTGGCTGTCCTCGTAGGCAGAGCCGCACGTCACCTGGACGACGTGCACCGACAATTCACCGATGCCGCCGAGCGAGCAGCCACCACTCTGACGCGCGCCGTCGCCGACACGACATCGATCAACTCCCTGGGCGTCCTGCAGCACTCCGCCACTCAGATCGACATCCTCGCCGCACGTCGAGCTGATGCAGTCGACCGCCTCGGGGAAGCCATCAACGCCTACCGCCAGGTAACGGCGGACAAGCCCACCGCCACCCCCCACCCACATGCCACGCCCGTACCGTCCACAGCTGCTCGCCTCACTCGCCGGTGACCGGACGCCCACAGCCCGTCACTGCCGCATCAAGGGGCGCCATCTGCCCTTCACCACGACGGCAACAGCCAGCTGCACGAGGAAGCCGAGCACATGGGACACAACTGACGACGTGCCGCTGGCCAAGGAGCCGACCGAGCAGTAGAACCTGATGCCGACCGCACCGACCCCGGTCAGCTTGGCGCGACCACGGACGTGTCCCTGTGCCACGGCTTCGCGGGCCTGGCACCCATCACGCAACTCGCTGCCGCCGACGCCATCATCCCCGCACCCGCCCGAAGGACTTCCGCATCACCCCACGCGACCCAGACTTCGACCTCTACGACAACGTTGGCCGCGACGCCGACCAAATCCACGCCGCCCGTTACAACCTCACCACCCGCAGCGACCTGAAACGGTGGGCACGGCGCGACGCAGAGCCTTTCCGCAAGGCGCATCCGCTGCCCGACCAGCCCTGGCCCGCCCCCGACCTCACCCCGTACCTGGATGCCCTCGCCGCGGCCCAGACGCCGGCGGAAATCGAAGCGGTCACCGACCACGTCCTGGATGCCGCCGAGCCCGCGCTACGCGCCGTGAGTGACTACCTCGTCGCCGCCGCCCGGTGGCGGCGCGAGAACCGCGATGCTGCCAAGGGTTCCCCCTCGAGCCTGCTGATGACAGCGGCTAGCTGTGCTGTTCGGGCAGGTTGGTGACGCGGCTGGCTGGTGTTTGGCCGTCGATGCCGGTGTGGGGTCGGTGGTAGTTGTACCAGTCCAGCCAGTCGGGAAACGCGGCCTGGCGTTCGCGGTCTGAGGTGTAGGGCCGGTGGTAGGCCCATTCGTCGAGCAGGGTGCGGTGGAAGCGTTCGACCTTGCCGTTCGTCTGCGGGCGCCAGGGCCGGGTCCAGCGAGGGCTGATGCCCAGTTGGTGGCAGGTGTCGCGCCAGGTGTTCTTGGTGTAGGCCCAGGCGTTGTCGGTCAGTACCCGCTCGACGGTCACGCCGCGGGCGGCGAACCAGGCGACCGCTCGTCGCAGGAAGGCCGCGCAGGTGTCGGCCTTCTCGTCGGGCAGGTCCTCGGTGTAGGCCAGGCGGGAGTGGTCGTCCAACGCGGTGTGCAGGTAGGCGTATCCGGTCCCGTTGCGGCGGTCCTGGTTGGCCCGGCCGGCTGCGCGGCCGAGGACTTTGTGGCCGCCGCCGTCGGGGATGCGGCCGAGCTTCTTGACGTCGATGTGGACCAGCTCGCCGGGCCGGGCACGCTCGTAGCGGCGTACGGGTTCGCCGGTGGCCCGGTCGGTGGCGGCCAGGGCGGGCAGGCCGTGCCGGACGAGGATGCGGTGGGCGGTGGAGGCGGCGATGCCGCATCGGGCGGCCAGCCGCACCGGTCCGATCCGGTGTTCGCGCCGCAGCCGCACCACCTGCTGTTCGACTGGGGCGGGCGTTCGGCGCGGGCTGTGGTGGGGGCGGCTGGAGCGGTCCTGCATCCCGGCGGCTCCCAACTGCCGGTAGCGCTCTGCCCAGCGGGCGGCGGTGGTGTGGCTGACCTGGAAGCGTTCCGCGGCCCGCCGCAGCGGCCAGCCGTCCTCGACGACACACCGGGCCAGACGCAGCCTGCCGGTCGGGGTCAGCGGGGCATTACGGTGGGACACGAGGGCCTCCTGGGCATCGGTGCAGACTTCGCAATCCACACCGAAACCAGAAGGCCCTCACCCGTTCAAGCACCGCTCAAGGCGTGTCGCCCGTCACCAACGTCCCGGGACAGCACAGCTAGCCGGGCGCTGTCGGTCCTGGCGATCGTCGACGAAGCCGGCCTGATCAGGCTGCGTGCTGCCTACGACCCGGCCCCCACCCCCACCGCGCCGGCAAGTGCTGAGCCTGCGGCTGCCATGGGGCTGCCGCCCGCTCCTCCGGCCCCCGGCAATGCGCCCCGTCGATAGCCCTTCAACGGGCAGCCCCGTACCGCTCGCCGCACGCGAACCCGATTCCGGACGGCTTTCATCGTTCACCCCTACTCGTCCACACACGGAGTCCTCTTGGAACGCCCCCCTCATGTGAAAGCCGCCGAATGGGCCGAAGACCAGCACCGCCGAGCCGAACTCGACGACCTCATGGCGCAGCTCGCCGACCGTGAAGTGCAGATGGAAGACGACCTGATCGCAGCCTGCGACGAGTACGAACTCGACTGCAGTCGGGACTCGAAGCCGGAAGCCGACCTCGCTTGCCAGCCAGCTCGGCCACACCGACCGGCGTCCCGCGGGAGAAGCCGTGGACGCTGACAAGGCACACGCCGCGGACGCGTGCGCTGTTCCGCTCGCGCCGCTTCCCGACCACCGCAACGTGAACACGCCGTGGTGGCAGGAGCTGTGGCGTCGTCACGCGCACATCACGACGCCGCTGCGAGCGCGCGGCCTGGTGTGCGACATCGAGTTCGGGCTCAGCGCCTACGTCGTGCGCGTTGCGCTCCCAGACGACAGCTACCTGGTCATCAGTCCGCCGCAGGAACCGTCTTCCGAGCGCCCGCCCGGAGATGCCGAGGGCTGGATCGTGACCCGTGAGCACCCCGACGACCAGACGCTGTTCGAGGTCCTTTACGACTCGGCCTCCTCTGAGAGCACCGGTACGCGCCAGCGTCCAGAAGCCCTCTATGGAGGCAGCGCGCCGCCCCTGATCGAGGCGATCGACCAGCGCCTTGCCCAGCTCGGGCTGCTCCCACACCCCGTCCTGCCCCAGGAAAGCTCTCACGTGCACCCCGCTCGAACGACGCCCCAGCCCCACACCCGGGATGTCCCCGGCCCGTCTGACCGTGCCACCGTCTACGTCTACGGCGACGCGCTGCGCGCTCTGACCGACCGCCTCAACGGAGCCGAGTCCCACGCGGATGCCG comes from the Streptomyces sp. KMM 9044 genome and includes:
- a CDS encoding C40 family peptidase codes for the protein MKGLAAGIGVVFLSPLLIVGMGMTLASSADAVQSSGSFSDCLTDIDSDKVAEQVTKILDGASDKDVHVEGLDLPAEQVPNAQTIVAAGLSLDVSKKGQIIALATAMQESRLRNLNYGDRDSLGLFQQRPSQGWGSAQQIRDPVYASEQFYKHLLKVDGWQQMTVTQAAQAVQKSGFPDAYAQWESLATALQCAIAKTFPGAGDDADDKDAHQGEKPSTSTTGCAPGQDGSGFGRIPEGSVPKGYSIPKDADPKARKAIEWAMHQLGTLYQWGGSCTNAHGPDPMGRCDCSSLMQQAYAHVGITLTRTTYTQVNEGKAVSPARLKPGDLIFSRGTAARPEHVGMYMGEGLVIEAPRTTKPVRITPLKDWDILAARRVL
- a CDS encoding DUF6112 family protein, with protein sequence MSVPLADRVIQLAYDPGISPQGGGLPGLAVLKNVVNSINMFGIIAVVGALAVSLGVWAWGHHTGGHQAEANGKKGAVVAAGAALGLGAANGIVAFFSDLGSQVH
- a CDS encoding SCO6881 family protein, translating into MGFCDLPLADKLCAVGDAVDFASDPGKAIGDWMAKSAGELAAASADLAAEAVDTTTRVDLNAGWFRDNYEMLLPLGLVLLVATFCAQLVRAAVRRDGQALTQAFTGTMSGVLFAFCAISLTTVAIEVVDAVSDGLLQAAKLDIASAVRRIVKVNQIPGLAGLGWLVAVVAGLGAAVGAVLYWCVMMVRKVGILVMVTLAVFASAGGGWEVARRWRKGWIEATATLVVSKLLMTVIFVLGIAAMGKTEAKDGVAALADVMSGIVIMGLVLLCPYAVFKFVHWAADGTDGESIHRAGGAGAQIAKAHAEKAARKAAAAAATAGTGGAAAGAGGAAAGADAAPQGPDGGGFPGDIAANPTGGGTEGKDGSQGSGTGGPPGGDAAKSGLEKAVQPAPTSVSDNTSGQVGGSPGPGGSGAHAASGQGGGWQTTPPTTTPPPQGAPPSSDSQNAASSRSAPPPPPTGL
- a CDS encoding SCO6880 family protein, giving the protein MSDLSVAPVTVKFPHRSRRGILLGLSLPQLVLVSCTLALLLMTVISTGLLGALALAPLWAASGALVAIRRHGRSLIDWAPIVTRYAHRRRTGQTLWLARPVTRPRQDGVLHLPGTVASLKVVTPGDSANGAAAVHDPHQQTLTAIARVTSRAFALLDPATQNHNVSSWGRALAGIARTGHIATVQVLERTVPDSGDTLTRHWTQNGQPQTPIAGQIYSELVASAGPAAAPHETYLAISLDLKAARRLINQAGGGLPGAFTVMQQTTTSIAQAARSAGLMVTGWLSAREIAAVIRTAYDPKALAALQQWSEAGRAEADPAAAGPVVQFEEYDRLATDSARHVTYWVENWPRTEMGAGFLHGLMFTAGVRRSLSLIYVPQGLESALRDVQRKKAAIIADANERARRGQVDSEEDSVEYADVKTRERQLIAGHADVALTGLVTVTAETDALLDAACAQIETHAVTSGVDLRRLNYQQPDAFTLSALPLARTAL
- a CDS encoding DUF6238 family protein; this translates as MTSSTHPDDAHPYLRAASAGIRHHARALAPSDADPPRPVDRLHLDVLHAHLTALLQLLDRLADHTRPPHPAAGRHLATAHTRLWQATTEVHAAFHLLPGTTEATARTSACHPERLPEGPPVLTICQRHLAAGHVVRRKTTPTDLRPHTTTCVR
- a CDS encoding VirB4 family type IV secretion system protein gives rise to the protein MSHRPARRARRASASPLFTPHGTDRASRKAARRQLAEAAAKARAEASAHQSESTRSEQQMPASLYPPSGRPGPASARGNRLKLPAHRMTTAVAAGAYPFLAEGGLGAEGIYIGRDVHAEASFVFDPFALYGKVEGFTNPNLLLAGVIGQGKSALAKSFALRSVAFGYRVYIPCDPKGEWTPVAEALGGRSVALGPGLPGRLNPLDAAPRPQSVAEADWAGEIRKRRLLLLGSLARTVLGRNLMPMEHTALDVALDTIVTRAADTHRTPLLGDIAATLNTPHALDEAAGMMSGQLGDAARDLAHAMRRLVHGDLAGMFDAPSTVSFDPSAPMLTIDLSRLGGSGDDTALVLAMTCASAWMESALSDPSGGRRWIVYDEAWRLMRHVGLLQRMQSQWKLSRGLGIANLMVIHRLSDLLTAGDAGSQGRALAEGLLADCSTRIIYRQETDQLHAAASLLGLTSVEMDAIAHLNRGRGLWKVAGRSFIVQHLLHSHELALFDTDARMH
- a CDS encoding IS481 family transposase; amino-acid sequence: MSHRNAPLTPTGRLRLARCVVEDGWPLRRAAERFQVSHTTAARWAERYRQLGAAGMQDRSSRPHHSPRRTPAPVEQQVVRLRREHRIGPVRLAARCGIAASTAHRILVRHGLPALAATDRATGEPVRRYERARPGELVHIDVKKLGRIPDGGGHKVLGRAAGRANQDRRNGTGYAYLHTALDDHSRLAYTEDLPDEKADTCAAFLRRAVAWFAARGVTVERVLTDNAWAYTKNTWRDTCHQLGISPRWTRPWRPQTNGKVERFHRTLLDEWAYHRPYTSDRERQAAFPDWLDWYNYHRPHTGIDGQTPASRVTNLPEQHS